The Hypanus sabinus isolate sHypSab1 chromosome 31, sHypSab1.hap1, whole genome shotgun sequence genome window below encodes:
- the LOC132383790 gene encoding histone H2B-like, with protein sequence MPDAPKPAPKKGAKKALSKPASKSGKKRKRSRKESYAMYIYKVMKQVHPDTGISSKAMSIMNSFVNDIFERIAGEASRLAHYNKRSTISSREIQTAVRLLLPGELAKHAVSEGTKAVTKYTSSK encoded by the coding sequence ATGCCTGATGCACCGAAACCCGCTCCCAAGAAGGGCGCCAAGAAAGCTCTGTCCAAACCGGCGAGCAAGTCTGGCAAGAAGCGCAAGAGGTCGAGGAAGGAGAGTTACGCCATGTATATCtacaaagtgatgaagcaggttcaccccgacaccggcatctcctccaaggccatgagCATCATGAATTCATTCGTGAACGATATTTTCGAGCGCATCGCGGGTGAGGCTTCCCGCCTGGCCCATTATAACAAGCGGTCAACCATCAGCTCCCGGGAGATCCAGACCGCCGTGCGCCTGCTGCTGCCCGGGGAGCTGGCCAAGCACGCCGTGTCCGAAGGGACAAAGGCGGTGACTAAGTACACCAGCTCCAAGTGA